DNA from Crocosphaera sp. UHCC 0190:
TAGCCATTTTGGTTCTAATCCAACTAACTGTAAACTCTGCTCAACAACTTCTATTAAATTAGATTGTTGAAACTGTTGAGCCGATAAGTTAACAGCTATTTTGAAGGGGGGAAATCCCATCGAGTGCCACTTTTGTGCTTGTTTACAAGCTGTTTTAAGTACCCACTCACCAATAGGAATAATTAAACCTGTTTTTTCAGCTAAAGCAATAAATTTATTCGGTGTAACTAAACCAAGCTCAGGATTTTGCCAACGAATTAGAGCTTCCATGGCCTCAATTGTGCCTGTTCTAATATTAATTTGCGGCTGATAATAAAGGCAAAATTCTTCCTTTTCTATGGCTTTATGAAGAGAATTTTCAAGCTGAAAGTTATTGGTTATTTGAGTTTCCATGTCAGGGTGATAAAATTGATAGTTATTCCGACCACAATTTTTGGTTTTGTATAAAGCTAAATCAGCCGATTTCAACAAAGTTTCTTGTTCCTGAGCATCTTGAGGATAGATCGTGATACCAATACTAGATTTAAGATAAATTTGATGCTTACCTACTGTGACAGGATCTTTAAAAATCTCTAAAAGTCTTTGGGCAAATTGTCCAGCTTCATCAGGATTTTTAATCTGGGAAAGTAGGATAGTAAATTCGTCTCCACCCCATCGACAAACTAGATCTCCCCGTCGAATTTGAGACTGTAACCGTTTAGCAAAACATTGCAACATTTGATCTCCAACGCCATGTCCTAGAGTATCATTGATGTTTTTAAACCCATCAAGATCCAATAACAATATTGCCATCAATGTTTCATTTCTTTGAGCATTACCTAAAGAAAGAGCGAGATGCTCATTAAAAAAAGTTCGGTTAGGTAAACCTGTCAGAGTATCATGAAAAGCTTGATATTTAAGAATTTTCTCAGCTTCTTTGCGCTGTGTTACATCGAATAGATAACTTCTAATCAAGTTTTCTTGAGGAAGATAGTGTACGTGTTGTTCAAAAATAGATTCACTAATTTTGATTTCACGAACTAATAAGTTACCCTGACGATCTTGGTGATTGTCTATTAATTCTTGGAGAATAGGATGATCAAGTTGAGCTTGTTTCAAATCAGGAAATTGTAGCTTAGCCGAGGAATTCGCATAAGTAATATTCCCCTCATAATTAATTTCTAGAATGGGATTAGGACTCAATTCGATTAAAGAAGCAAACTTGCTTAAATCAACATGGGAATGGGCAAAAGTTTCCTCACTTAAAATCATAGTCCGCTTGGCTTCGTCCTGTAATTTTTGATGTTTATAATCAGGAAATTTAGCTCCAGTTGATACCTTAGGTAAAAGATTCCTGACGAAATTTTCGTTCCTTTTGTGAAGAATATAGTAATTAGCTTGAATACCTGGTTCAAATTGAATAATATCCCCATGTTGAAGCTCATGTTTGAATCGTCGATTACCATTAATAAATAAGCCATTGCGACTTAACTCTCCTTGTGGAGTGCCATCGATAATTACAAAGGAAATCTCTCCGTTATTTTTGACCTGTTTAAAAATGGTGGCATGAAATCTTGAGATCGCTTCAGATTCAATAACAATAGAATTTTCAGGGGAACGTCCAATCGAATACTGAGATTGTTCCAGATAAAAAATTCGTTGATTATTGGTTAAGTTGAAAGCTAAAATATTTTGTTTATCTTGAATACATTCAACAGATTCCACTAAGTTTTCCATTAACATTTTCCTAAAGATGTAGCATAATTACTCATGCCAAATCTGTTTATATAGGCATCTTAATCTTTAAGATGAGTCAGAGAGCAGAAAACAAAAGGTAAGAAGGGTTTTGAGGATACAGGTGGCAATCTGAAAAGGGAATATATGAATCAGATTTGGTCTTAGTAGAGAATCAGGAAAAACTCCTGAGAAACAAGTTCTTCTCAATTATGAAGCCTGAGCATAAGGTTTTCATTGAGGAAAATCTCTGGTTTAGTGTGTTTAATATCACAGCCCTAATTTGATAGTAAGAAAATAAGAAGAAGAGATTAATTTATTCAAAAATAATAATATGTAATCTGTTAGTGGAATCACTAAAAAATAAATAATAGTCAAGAAAAAACCCTGATGATGTGGACAAAAGCATTATTTAAAGATCAATAACGACTTTTGAAGTTAACCATCAGAGGTGTTTAGGGATTTTTAGTGACAAGAGTGTCCCTACAGTGAGCAGGAAACCTCCTGAAAAATAGAAGTAAAAAGGCTTCTCTTAGTTCCCTTACTCATGGGATAATTTACTATGAGAGCCATCACACAAAGGAGAATTTTGGCTATGTTTACACAAACACAAAGCCACTTTTTTGGGTTCTTCTAGAGTAAATTTTACGGGTGTAAACTCAGTTCCTTTATGAGATCCATCACAATAAGGTTGTTTTTGAGATTGACCACAACTACACCAATAATAATCACCAGCATCTAATTCTAAAACCATAGGCTTAGTATCAGCAATCTTGGGTTGTGTCATGATAAGTGTCCTCCTGATACATTAAATAAATGATTGCTTATGTTGTCTTCAAACAAAGGAGCATTATGATTTTTATTATGAATTGTTTTTTAAAAAAAGACAATAGGATTTTTTGTTTACAGATTGTCAATTAAATAGATACAATCGAAATAAATTCAAGGAAAACAAAACTATGAAAAAATTAATTTTAGCGACCAGCAACCCTGGAAAATTGCAGGAAATACAAGATTATTTAACGGACTTACCTTGGAAATTACAACTAAAACCCAAAGAACTCGAAATTGAAGAAACAGGGGAAACTTTTCTAGAAAATGCTGCCTTAAAAGCATCTCAAGTGGCCACCGCACTAGGAGAATGGGCGATCGCCGATGATTCGGGATTAGCTGTCGATGCCCTCAATGGCGCACCAGGACTTTATTCTGCCCGTTATGGTAACAGCGATCAAGGGAGAATTGAACGATTATTAAACGAATTAGGTAATAATGAAAATCGACAGGCCAGGTTTATTTGTGCCATTGCGATCGCCAGTCCTGATGGCATAATTGCCTTACAAACCGAAGGAATTTGTGCCGGAGAAATTCTCAAAACCCCCCAAGGAATAGGAGGGTTTGGTTATGATCCGATTTTTTATGTTCCCCAATATCAACAAACTTTCGCCCAAATGACCCCCGAAATGAAACAAAAAGTTAGTCATCGGGGTCAGGCATTTGAGACTTTGTTACCACAGTTGCGTCAATTATTCTAATCCCAAACTAAAGTGTTCTTGACAAATTGATCGTTTAAACTTTATTTTGTGGGCATACAGTCTCTGTGACTAAAAATTGCGTTAAAACAAGATAAAAATGAAAAAATACATTGCTGAATTTTTCGGAACCTTCTGGTTAGTGCTAGGGGGTTGCGGTAGTGCTGTCCTAGCGGCTAACTTTGGAGGAGAAACGAACCCTCTCGGATTAGGATTTTTAGGGGTTGCCCTTGCCTTTGGATTAACCGTATTAACCATGGCCTATGCTGTTGGGCATATTTCTGGGGGTCATTTCAATCCTGCGGTTTCCTTTGGGTTATTGGCCGGAAAACGGTTTAATGGCTCTGATTTGCTCCCCTATATCATTGCACAAGTCTTAGGGGCAATTCTCGCCGGGGGCGTACTTTTGCTAATTGCCAGTGGTAATGGTGCGTTAGACTTAAGTGGTTCAAATCCTTTAGCTACCAATGGTTATGGTACTCATTCTCCAGGGGGTTACAGTTTATTATCTGCCCTGATTACTGAAATTGTCATGACCTTTATGTTCTTGGTCATTATCATGGGTGCAACTGATCGCTTAGCTTCAGGAGGGTTTGGCCCTGCGGCGATCGGCTTAGGTTTAACCTTAATTCACTTAATTAGTATTCCCGTCACTAATACCTCAGTCAACCCGGCCAGAAGTACAGGGGTTGCGTTATTTTGTGGCAATGGGGAAATTATCGCCCAATTGTGGTTATTTTGGTTAGCTCCTATTATCGGTGCTGTTTTAGGCGGATGGTTTTATCATACTTTCCTCGAAACTGCGGTAGAAACTCGGCCCTTAGAACCCATCGAACCAGCATTAAAAGACTAATTAACCATAATGGGGACTTAGGAAATCCTTTGTCCCCAAAATACCTTAAATCGCTTCGAGATCGCTTTCTCCGGTACGAATCCGGATAATTTGGTCCACAGGAGAGACAAAGATTTTCCCGTCTCCAATTTCCCCAGTACGCGCAGCAGTAATCAGTTTTTCGATCACCATCTCCACTTGATTATCTTGGACCACAATTTCGACTTTCAGCTTTTGCAGAAACTCAACTGTGTATTCTGAACCCCGATAACGTTCCGTCTGTCCTTTTTGTCGTCCAAACCCTCGGACTTCAGAAACTGTCATCCCGACAATTCCTGCATTGACTAAAGCGATTTTAACTTCGTCTAATTTAAAGGGTCGGATAATCGCCTCTACTTTTTTCAAGCTCGTTACTCCTGGTAAGATAAGTCTATTCGTTTCTATTTATAATGCTAACTAGGACTATTCTTGCAACTAAAATCCGAAAGTTTTTCTAAAAAAGATCTATTCTGCCGTTTGCAACCACTGAATTAGGGAAGATGGGAGAGGGGTGCGTTTGCGGATGAGGGGGTTGATCGAGACGTGCTTTGTCTTTGCTTTGGCCAAGCAAACTGTCGAGCTTGATAGGGTTAAGATTTCATAGGCGATCTCAAATTCTGTATCATTTAATTGGGTGGGAATCAAGGAAATTTGTAAGCGATCGCCACAAAATAAGGGTTGATAAAAGTCAATCTCAGCATGGACAATGGGAACAGCTATATCTGTATTCTGAAAAAAGGTTTTAAGGTCGATTCCTGCGGTTTCTAAGGCGTTTTCATAGGCTTCATGACAAATGGATAACAGAGAGGCAAAATAAACCACTCCTGCTGCATCAGTATCAGAAAACCGAATGATCCGATTATAAGTCATTCAATATTTACTAAATCTTCAGAATTGGCAACCCGATCAATGAATAGGATACCATCAAGATGATCGAGTTCATGCTGGAAAATTCTGGCCACAAAATCCGTTAATTCTTGACGATGTTGTTGGCCCTGTCGGTCTAAATATTCGACGGCTATCGCCTGATAACGAGGTACTAAACCCCTGACTCCCGGAACACTCAAACATCCTTCCCACCCTTTCACCATTTCCTCGGAATGGGAGACTAAACGAGGGTTAATCATAACAATGGGTTCCATCAAGGGTGCATCAGGATAACGGGGGTTAGGATGAGAACAGATAATAAATAGGCGATAGGAATGAGAAAGTTGAGGGGCCGCGATCCCTACCCCAGATGCCGCCTTTGCCGTGCTTAAGAGTGTGTCTATTACCTGTTGTAGCTGTTTATCTGTGATATCTGTAACGGGTTGGGCCTCTTGTCGTAAAATCGGATTTCCTAATGTAGCAATCTCTAAGGAAGGTTTAATCATAGACTTTCCTCAATCTCCATACTCACTTACTTATTATGGCTGTTTTTTCCTATTGTGGGACAAATCCCGCTACACTGATAGAGCTTCGTGACCGATTATCCCTTAAGCCTAACCTATCAGCGAATCTTCTCAAAACTTACCCATAGACCCCATCTGTAGGGATAATTCATGAATTACCCCTAGAAAGAACACATTTTATTAAGGTGTTGCATCAGTCCCACTTTTTTAAGTCTTAATATGTTGAATGAGAGATAAAACTTAATCCCACTAGATAATTTCTCTACTTAACTGTTAGTTTCTGACTAGATAATGACTATTTCTCCCCAATCTATTTGGAATCAAGTGCTTGATCGTCTTAAGTTACGATTAACTCCTCCTGCTTTTGAAACTTGGATCGCCTCAGCAACGGTACAAGATTGGCAGGATAACTGTTTAATTATTCAGGTAGAAAATGCTTTTGTCCTTAATCATTTACAAAAAACTTATCAAGGATTAATTGCTGAAGAAGTAGAGAAAGTTATGGGATATCCAGTAGAGATTAAATTAACGACTTCCCAAGAACAAAATATGGCAATTGTTGGGGAAAAAGAATCATCTCAATTACTCAATCGATCCCATCAACAAATTCCTACAGAATCCCCTAAATTGAGTAAATTAAATCCTCGTTATACGTTTTCTCGGTTTGTGGTTGGACCAACAAATCGCATGGCCCATGCAGCTTCTCTAGCGGTTGCAGAGTCACCAGGGAGAGAGTTTAATCCTTTGTTTTTGTGTGGAGGAGTCGGATTAGGGAAAACTCATTTAATGCAAGCTATTGCAGATTATCGTCTTGAATTATACCCGAATGCTAATGTTTTTTATGTCTCTACGGAACAATTTACTAATGATTTAATTGCCTCTATTCGTCAAGATAATATGGAAGGATTTAGAGAACATTATCGCACGGCCGATATTTTATTAGTAGATGATATTCAATTTATTGAAGGGAAAGAATTCACTCAAGAGGAATTTTTTCATACCTTTAATACTTTACATGAAGCGGGTAAACAGGTTGTCATTGCTTCTGATCGTCCTCCCAAAAGAATTCCGAGTTTACAAGATAGATTAGTGTCTCGATTTTCTATGGGTTTAATTGCGGATATTCAAGTACCAGACTTGGAAACTCGCATGGCAATTCTTCAGAAAAAAGCCGAGTATGAAAATATTCGTCTACCTCGTCCAGTTATTGAATATATTGCAACTAATTATACTTCAAATATTCGGGAATTAGAAGGGGCATTAATTCGCACAATGACCTATATTTCTATTTCTGGGCTATCAATGACAGTGGAAAATATTGCTCCTGTTTTAAATCCCCCTATGGAACAAATTACCGCATCTCCTGAAATAATTATCAAAATTGTGGCGGAAAATTTTCATTTATCTGTGGAAGATTTAAAAGGAAGTTCTCGTCGCCGAGAAATTAGTTTGGCGCGACAAATTGGGATGTATTTGATGCGTCAACATACGGATTTAAGTTTACCAAGAGTCGGGGTAGAATTTGGCGGCAAAGATCACACAACTGTGTTATATAGTTGTGATAAAATATCACAATTGCAACAAAAAGATTGGGATCTTTCTCAACAATTATCGGAGTTAAGCGATCGCATTAATTTGGCAAGTCGGAATAAAGAAGGGTGAGGAGTTCAGCAATTAACAATGAATAATTAACAATTATTCATTATTCGGTGATGGGGTGAGGAGTAACATCAAATCCGATTTAGTTACCCCACTTATTCCCGAATTACTTGTATATCCAATCTGCTCGGTTTAAGCCATAAACAAAACAGTTATCCTCACCGAATCGTCGAAATTCGATAAATTTGAAGCCAAGACGTTCATAGAAGCGGTGGGCGCGACTATTATTGGCTAGTGGATCAACTAGTATCGTAGTTACAGTAGGGTCAGCGAAACATCTGGTAATGGCAACCTGCATTATTTTTGTTCCATACCCTTTGCCCAAATCGGTCTTTTCTCCAATCCAAATATCAATGGCACGAAGATTATCGGCTGCATCACCCCAATAGTGGCTATCTTCACGAGCAGGATCGATAATTTGGATAAATCCGATAGGATGGCCCTCAATTTCAGCGATTAATTGTTCTCGCCACTCTGGGGCGCGGTTAAGTTCTACTTCCCACTCCCAGTCATCATTGGGGTCTGAGGAAATAACATGAGGTTGTTGATCCCAGTATCGCAATAAATCCAAATCAGCGGGGGTGCAAGGGCGCAGATTAATCATCAAAACTTCCCTCTGTGCGGGCCGTGAATCCTATATTAACCAAAAAAACCGCCCTGATATAGTAGGACAGTTTTTTGTATTTGTGAGGAAAATTTCAGAATTGAGCAAAGGGAAAGCGACTGGTAGGGCGTTCAACATCCCCCAATTGACGGTCAAGGGGTTCATAAGTATTATTAAGATTTTCCAGTTTAGCGTCGTAATAATCTAAATCGAGGCTGGTAGAATCTAGGGGTAAGGATTCTTGCGGTTCAGAATATTCGCCACCAACGGCCCAAGGCCAATCAGCAGCACTTCTGGATTCAATACCCGTTAGGTCACGACTGGAAGTGTTAGCTAAAGCGTTGAAATCATCGGAATTGGCAACTTGAGCAACAGCGTTAGGACTGATGAGAATAACGCTGAGGGTGATGAAGATTGAGGGGATAACTTTCATGGAAGGTAAGTATGGGGTTAGGGTGATTTTCTCCTCATTCACACTGCGCCTACCCTAAACTTAAATGGGTTTTTCGGACACAACCTCACTCATCTGGGTTATCCATTGGGGTGAAAAAATTACTAACAATTTGGCGGTTCTTGAGGATCAGAGGCTCTATCTTTCTTGATGGTTTCAATTTTGTTATTTTGATTGTTTCTATCTAATGACAAGGAAGGAATAGTTTATCTAACTTATACCAATTTCCTATAGTTGAATTACACATTTTCCTAGGGGTCAACGGCCGTTGACCCCTACAATATCCACATCCGTAGTCTAGGCACAGAATTAGGGTGTGTAGACAGCCTTTGTGCCTATAGAATAAGGCTTTAGCCTGTATTCATTTATTTATTTTACATGGCAAGTTAGGTAGAATCATTTAACATTAATTCTGCTAACCCTAAATAACGAATACCTTCTGGTGATATTTCAAAGCGACAAGGTAATATTTTTACCCCTTTATTAACCGCTTCTCGAAACAATTTACCATAGGTTTCATCCCATTCATCCCCAGGAGAAAAAGTTTCACAATCTCCCCGATTAATAAAATATAACATCATCGGTTTAGCATTGGGTAATAAGTCCATTAATTCTTGTAAATGTTTCTGTCCGCGAGTCGTAACTGTATCAGGAAAGAAAGCACTTTTATCTTTTGCTAAAGTCGTATTTTTGACTTCTAAATAAA
Protein-coding regions in this window:
- the aqpZ gene encoding aquaporin Z is translated as MKKYIAEFFGTFWLVLGGCGSAVLAANFGGETNPLGLGFLGVALAFGLTVLTMAYAVGHISGGHFNPAVSFGLLAGKRFNGSDLLPYIIAQVLGAILAGGVLLLIASGNGALDLSGSNPLATNGYGTHSPGGYSLLSALITEIVMTFMFLVIIMGATDRLASGGFGPAAIGLGLTLIHLISIPVTNTSVNPARSTGVALFCGNGEIIAQLWLFWLAPIIGAVLGGWFYHTFLETAVETRPLEPIEPALKD
- the rdgB gene encoding RdgB/HAM1 family non-canonical purine NTP pyrophosphatase gives rise to the protein MKKLILATSNPGKLQEIQDYLTDLPWKLQLKPKELEIEETGETFLENAALKASQVATALGEWAIADDSGLAVDALNGAPGLYSARYGNSDQGRIERLLNELGNNENRQARFICAIAIASPDGIIALQTEGICAGEILKTPQGIGGFGYDPIFYVPQYQQTFAQMTPEMKQKVSHRGQAFETLLPQLRQLF
- the def gene encoding peptide deformylase, whose translation is MIKPSLEIATLGNPILRQEAQPVTDITDKQLQQVIDTLLSTAKAASGVGIAAPQLSHSYRLFIICSHPNPRYPDAPLMEPIVMINPRLVSHSEEMVKGWEGCLSVPGVRGLVPRYQAIAVEYLDRQGQQHRQELTDFVARIFQHELDHLDGILFIDRVANSEDLVNIE
- a CDS encoding CDGSH iron-sulfur domain-containing protein produces the protein MTQPKIADTKPMVLELDAGDYYWCSCGQSQKQPYCDGSHKGTEFTPVKFTLEEPKKVALCLCKHSQNSPLCDGSHSKLSHE
- a CDS encoding thioesterase family protein, translating into MTYNRIIRFSDTDAAGVVYFASLLSICHEAYENALETAGIDLKTFFQNTDIAVPIVHAEIDFYQPLFCGDRLQISLIPTQLNDTEFEIAYEILTLSSSTVCLAKAKTKHVSINPLIRKRTPLPSSLIQWLQTAE
- a CDS encoding EAL domain-containing protein, which gives rise to MENLVESVECIQDKQNILAFNLTNNQRIFYLEQSQYSIGRSPENSIVIESEAISRFHATIFKQVKNNGEISFVIIDGTPQGELSRNGLFINGNRRFKHELQHGDIIQFEPGIQANYYILHKRNENFVRNLLPKVSTGAKFPDYKHQKLQDEAKRTMILSEETFAHSHVDLSKFASLIELSPNPILEINYEGNITYANSSAKLQFPDLKQAQLDHPILQELIDNHQDRQGNLLVREIKISESIFEQHVHYLPQENLIRSYLFDVTQRKEAEKILKYQAFHDTLTGLPNRTFFNEHLALSLGNAQRNETLMAILLLDLDGFKNINDTLGHGVGDQMLQCFAKRLQSQIRRGDLVCRWGGDEFTILLSQIKNPDEAGQFAQRLLEIFKDPVTVGKHQIYLKSSIGITIYPQDAQEQETLLKSADLALYKTKNCGRNNYQFYHPDMETQITNNFQLENSLHKAIEKEEFCLYYQPQINIRTGTIEAMEALIRWQNPELGLVTPNKFIALAEKTGLIIPIGEWVLKTACKQAQKWHSMGFPPFKIAVNLSAQQFQQSNLIEVVEQSLQLVGLEPKWLELEVTESTLMDNIHLACQTLEIFRDKGISISMDDFGTGYSSLGYLKQFPFQTLKIDRTFVKDINANFEDQAIISAIMTLSRGLNLRVVAEGVETKDQLNLLKILDCEAMQGFFFSRPLDSKKIALFLDSFYQKVA
- the dnaA gene encoding chromosomal replication initiator protein DnaA produces the protein MTISPQSIWNQVLDRLKLRLTPPAFETWIASATVQDWQDNCLIIQVENAFVLNHLQKTYQGLIAEEVEKVMGYPVEIKLTTSQEQNMAIVGEKESSQLLNRSHQQIPTESPKLSKLNPRYTFSRFVVGPTNRMAHAASLAVAESPGREFNPLFLCGGVGLGKTHLMQAIADYRLELYPNANVFYVSTEQFTNDLIASIRQDNMEGFREHYRTADILLVDDIQFIEGKEFTQEEFFHTFNTLHEAGKQVVIASDRPPKRIPSLQDRLVSRFSMGLIADIQVPDLETRMAILQKKAEYENIRLPRPVIEYIATNYTSNIRELEGALIRTMTYISISGLSMTVENIAPVLNPPMEQITASPEIIIKIVAENFHLSVEDLKGSSRRREISLARQIGMYLMRQHTDLSLPRVGVEFGGKDHTTVLYSCDKISQLQQKDWDLSQQLSELSDRINLASRNKEG
- a CDS encoding GNAT family N-acetyltransferase, whose translation is MINLRPCTPADLDLLRYWDQQPHVISSDPNDDWEWEVELNRAPEWREQLIAEIEGHPIGFIQIIDPAREDSHYWGDAADNLRAIDIWIGEKTDLGKGYGTKIMQVAITRCFADPTVTTILVDPLANNSRAHRFYERLGFKFIEFRRFGEDNCFVYGLNRADWIYK
- a CDS encoding P-II family nitrogen regulator codes for the protein MKKVEAIIRPFKLDEVKIALVNAGIVGMTVSEVRGFGRQKGQTERYRGSEYTVEFLQKLKVEIVVQDNQVEMVIEKLITAARTGEIGDGKIFVSPVDQIIRIRTGESDLEAI